The nucleotide sequence CCGCCCCGATCCGGGCACAGGCCAGCATGGCAATCGCAGCTTCAGAAACCATCGGCATATACAGCATGACCCGGTCGCCTTTCTGAATGCCATTTTTCTTCAGCACATTGGCAAAACGGCAGGTTTCATCATGCAGCTCGGCAAAGGAAATAATCTTGTGCCGCGAAGGATGATCCCCTTCCCAGATGATGGCCGGTTTATAAGGATGTTCTTTCAGGTGCCGATCCAGACAGTTGGCACTGACATTGAGCTGACCATCGGCAAACCATTCGATTTTAAAATCGTCTTTGTTAAAGCTGGTATTTTTGACTTGGGTGAAGGGCTTGATCCAGTCCAGACGTTGCGCCTGTTCTGCCCAAAATTTATCTGGCTGTTCTATAGAATATTGATAACGTTCAAAGTACTGGTCTTCGAGCGTACGTGCTGTTTTTTTAAATTCTTCGGGTACTGGATAGATCTCTTGCATAGGTCACTTCCTTGATTTTGTTCTATCTCATCACGAGAGGTTAATGCGGCGTTGTTGATTGTTTTTTATGCATAATGGCAGTATGGCCTACTTATTTCAAATCCGGCAATCATGCTTTCGTCGTAGATTATTTATACAAATTCAATCAAAATAAACCACAACTTACAGTACAGAATCTTCTGCGCAAATGTGTATGATCTGTAGCACAGCCCTTAAAAATAAAATTGACCGCTTGTGGTTATTTCATCTGATTTAGCAGGATACGCTTTATGAAATCGCCTGAATCTCCCTACTTTAGCCCGCCTGCGCTGCCTGCATCGGATCATCCCCTGTCGATGAAAGGCCGCTTCGGACGCTTGAGCTTTATTGCCTGGTCGGCATTTCTGTATTTCATTTTTTTATTTGGCAGTATTGCACTGGGTCTCAGTATTGATATTGTGAATATTTCTACCCATTCTCTAGATCCCAACTGGCTGATTTCACTGCAAGGCTTGGCCAGTATCGGTGTACTGGTCATGGTTCTGGCCTATGTGTATTTCGCTTTAGTGGTGACCGTTCGCCGTTTGCATGATATGAACCGCAGTGGCTGGTGGGCGCTATTATTTTTACTGCCGGTAGTAAACATTTTTGTATGGCTTTATATCGTTTTTGG is from Acinetobacter lwoffii and encodes:
- a CDS encoding DUF805 domain-containing protein, whose amino-acid sequence is MKSPESPYFSPPALPASDHPLSMKGRFGRLSFIAWSAFLYFIFLFGSIALGLSIDIVNISTHSLDPNWLISLQGLASIGVLVMVLAYVYFALVVTVRRLHDMNRSGWWALLFLLPVVNIFVWLYIVFGSGDRGSNQYGPARMTLLWEKILAWLMIILTLLSLLGSIALFSYMSGEEQTPTPTEMMQKTTKYF